The following are from one region of the Gryllotalpicola protaetiae genome:
- a CDS encoding DUF779 domain-containing protein gives MDAATLSRVDVTDAAAELLRHLAASHGPLMFHQSGGCCDGSSPMCFPVGMFITGPSDEFLGTLNVAGIEPVPVYMSKSQFEYWKYTHLTIDVVDGRGSGFSVEAPEGKRFLIRSRMLTDQELEAFGLS, from the coding sequence GTGGATGCCGCCACGCTGTCGCGTGTGGACGTGACGGATGCCGCAGCTGAGCTGCTGCGGCATCTCGCCGCGTCTCATGGGCCGCTCATGTTCCACCAGTCGGGCGGATGCTGCGACGGGTCGTCGCCGATGTGCTTCCCGGTCGGCATGTTTATCACGGGGCCGTCAGACGAGTTCCTCGGCACGTTGAACGTCGCGGGCATCGAACCGGTTCCGGTGTACATGTCGAAGTCTCAGTTCGAGTACTGGAAGTACACCCACCTGACCATCGACGTCGTCGACGGGCGCGGCAGCGGCTTCTCGGTCGAGGCGCCGGAGGGCAAGCGGTTCCTGATCCGCTCGCGGATGCTCACCGACCAGGAACTGGAGGCTTTCGGCCTGAGCTGA
- a CDS encoding YciI family protein, producing the protein MAEFLILIYGDDEKWGQRTEEERGRVDAAHRAFHAGGSIASGELDAPAKTKTIRGTHVTDGPFAEFKEVLGGFYVIEAVDLDEAVARASALYETNEPHAYLEVRPLVQH; encoded by the coding sequence ATGGCTGAATTCCTGATCCTGATCTACGGCGACGACGAGAAATGGGGGCAGCGCACCGAGGAGGAGCGCGGGCGGGTGGATGCGGCACACCGTGCGTTCCACGCGGGCGGCTCCATCGCCTCGGGTGAGCTCGACGCACCGGCGAAGACGAAGACGATCCGCGGCACCCACGTCACCGACGGCCCGTTCGCCGAGTTCAAAGAGGTGCTCGGCGGCTTCTACGTGATCGAGGCGGTCGACCTCGACGAGGCGGTCGCGCGGGCGTCCGCCCTCTACGAGACCAACGAGCCGCACGCCTATCTCGAGGTTCGTCCGCTCGTCCAGCACTAG
- a CDS encoding DEAD/DEAH box helicase codes for MPASLLERLPKPYDADAMFEAFAGWAEDRGLTLYPAQEESALELFLGSHLVLSTPTGTGKSLVAVAAHAASLAEGKRSYYTAPIKALVSEKFFALVEIFGAENVGMVTGDSSVNPDAPIVCCTAEILANLALRQGADADVDQVVMDEFHYYADPDRGWAWQVPLLELTRAQFVLMSATLGDVTPIVTDLRERTGREVAEVTGVARPVPLSYSYVDTPVHETVETLLAGREAPIYIVHFSQAAALELAQALSSMRIASRERRDEIAEAIGGFRFTTAFGKTLSRLVRAGIGVHHAGMLPRYRRLVETLAQRGLLPVICGTDTLGVGINVPIRSVLLTGLSKFDGTKMRQLTAREFHQIAGRAGRAGYDTAGTVIVEAPEHEIENSQALRKAGDDPKKLKKVVRKKPAAGFVTWGRGSFDRLIAAEPEPLTPHFEVTAAMLINVIARGHALADMRRLIFENHQPRARQYELARRALGIYRTLVTSGIVQTDAAGNVSLTVELQPNFALNQPLSPFALAAIELLDPTESRSVAVESGPGAGVGSGHYALDVVSVIEATLDDPRVILSQQQFAARGEAVAAMKREGIEYEERMELLEDVTWPKPLEELLAQAYETFAASQPWVRDFALSPKSVVRDMFERAMSFAEYVQHYQLARSEGLVLRYLSDAYRAIRQTVPDEAKTDELRDIIEWLGELVRQVDSSLVDEWSELVNPTVTDDTPVVPPAPPSILTNKRAFTILVRNELFRRVQLAALEREEELADLDPDVDWGAFLDGYFGEHDEVLTGPASRSASLFSVSESGAEWKVEQTIDDPAGDHDWRIRATVDLAASDEAGEAVLHVDWIGRL; via the coding sequence ATGCCTGCCAGCCTGCTCGAGCGCCTTCCGAAGCCCTACGACGCCGACGCGATGTTCGAGGCGTTCGCCGGGTGGGCCGAGGATCGCGGGCTCACCCTCTACCCCGCGCAGGAGGAGTCTGCACTCGAGCTGTTCCTCGGCTCGCACCTCGTGCTCTCGACCCCGACGGGAACGGGGAAGTCCCTCGTCGCGGTGGCCGCGCATGCGGCATCTCTCGCCGAGGGCAAGCGGAGCTACTACACCGCACCCATCAAAGCGCTGGTCAGCGAGAAGTTCTTCGCGCTCGTCGAGATCTTCGGCGCCGAGAACGTCGGCATGGTGACGGGCGACAGCTCGGTGAATCCGGATGCGCCGATCGTGTGCTGCACGGCCGAGATCCTCGCGAACCTCGCGCTGCGCCAGGGCGCCGACGCCGACGTCGACCAGGTCGTCATGGACGAGTTCCACTACTACGCCGACCCCGACCGCGGCTGGGCGTGGCAGGTTCCGCTGCTCGAGCTGACGCGGGCGCAGTTCGTGCTGATGTCGGCGACCCTCGGCGACGTCACGCCGATCGTGACCGACCTGCGCGAGCGCACAGGGCGCGAGGTCGCCGAGGTCACGGGCGTCGCGCGGCCCGTGCCGCTGTCGTACTCATACGTCGACACACCCGTGCACGAGACCGTCGAGACCCTGCTCGCAGGGCGCGAGGCGCCGATCTACATCGTGCACTTCTCGCAGGCCGCCGCCCTCGAGCTCGCGCAGGCGCTGTCGAGCATGCGCATCGCCTCACGCGAGCGGCGCGATGAGATCGCAGAGGCGATCGGCGGATTCCGGTTCACGACCGCGTTCGGCAAGACGCTGTCGCGGCTCGTGCGCGCCGGAATCGGAGTGCACCACGCGGGCATGCTGCCGCGCTATCGCCGTCTCGTCGAGACGCTCGCGCAGCGCGGGCTGCTTCCCGTGATCTGCGGCACGGACACGCTCGGCGTCGGCATCAACGTCCCGATCCGCTCAGTGCTGCTGACCGGCCTGTCGAAGTTTGACGGGACGAAGATGCGACAGCTGACCGCGCGGGAGTTCCACCAGATCGCGGGGCGCGCCGGACGGGCCGGGTACGACACGGCCGGCACCGTCATCGTGGAGGCGCCGGAGCACGAGATCGAGAACTCGCAGGCGCTGCGGAAGGCCGGCGACGACCCGAAGAAGCTGAAGAAGGTCGTGCGGAAGAAGCCGGCCGCGGGGTTCGTGACCTGGGGCCGGGGCTCGTTCGACCGGCTCATCGCCGCCGAGCCCGAGCCGCTCACCCCGCACTTCGAGGTCACCGCCGCGATGCTCATCAACGTCATCGCACGCGGTCACGCGCTCGCCGACATGCGGCGGCTGATCTTCGAGAACCACCAACCGCGTGCTCGGCAGTACGAGCTGGCGCGGCGCGCGCTCGGCATCTACCGCACGCTGGTCACCTCCGGCATCGTGCAGACGGATGCCGCAGGCAACGTGTCGTTGACCGTGGAGCTGCAGCCGAACTTCGCGCTCAACCAGCCACTGTCGCCGTTCGCGCTGGCGGCGATCGAGCTGCTGGACCCGACGGAGAGCCGGTCGGTCGCGGTCGAAAGCGGCCCGGGTGCGGGAGTCGGATCGGGGCACTATGCGCTCGATGTGGTCAGCGTCATCGAGGCGACGCTCGACGACCCCCGCGTGATCCTGTCGCAGCAGCAGTTCGCGGCGCGCGGCGAGGCCGTCGCGGCGATGAAGCGCGAGGGCATCGAGTACGAGGAACGCATGGAGCTGCTCGAGGACGTGACCTGGCCGAAGCCGCTGGAGGAGCTGCTCGCGCAGGCCTATGAGACCTTCGCCGCGAGCCAGCCCTGGGTGCGGGACTTCGCCCTGTCGCCGAAATCCGTCGTCCGCGACATGTTCGAGCGCGCCATGTCGTTCGCGGAGTACGTCCAGCACTATCAGCTCGCGCGCTCAGAAGGTCTGGTGCTGCGCTACCTCTCGGACGCGTACCGTGCGATCCGGCAGACCGTCCCCGACGAGGCCAAGACCGACGAGCTGCGCGACATCATCGAATGGCTCGGCGAGCTCGTGCGGCAGGTGGACTCCTCGCTGGTCGACGAGTGGAGCGAGCTCGTCAACCCGACCGTCACCGACGACACCCCCGTCGTGCCGCCCGCCCCGCCCAGCATCCTCACCAACAAGCGGGCGTTCACGATCCTCGTGCGCAACGAGCTGTTCCGGCGCGTGCAGCTCGCCGCGCTCGAGCGGGAAGAAGAGCTCGCCGACCTCGATCCCGACGTCGACTGGGGCGCGTTCCTCGACGGGTACTTCGGCGAACACGACGAGGTGCTCACGGGGCCCGCTTCGAGGTCCGCGTCCCTGTTCTCGGTCTCGGAGTCCGGCGCCGAGTGGAAGGTCGAGCAGACCATCGACGACCCCGCTGGCGACCACGACTGGCGCATCCGCGCGACGGTCGACCTCGCCGCCTCCGATGAGGCCGGCGAGGCCGTGCTGCACGTCGACTGGATCGGGCGGCTGTAG
- a CDS encoding D-arabinono-1,4-lactone oxidase, giving the protein MVEEPRSGVRKPSRPNSLRAVEWRNWSRTESVHPIRVETPDSPEAVQRAVQAAAHQGLTIKAIGAGHSFTGIAVAEGVQLLPDRLQGVVAVDEASARVTLAAGTRLWQLPRLLTPYGLALQNMGDIDRQSIAGATSTGTHGTGGSFGGLATQITAVTLVTGTGELLRVSETENAELLPAARLGLGALGIVVDVTIQCVPAFALHAVERPEPLPEVLDDYLERSAREDHFEFYWFPHTQVALTKTNTRLPGDAPRHPLGLLDRVVGDELLSNDLYRGLCALATITPAMIPGVNRLATRLTGDREFTDASPKVFVTNRSVRFRETEYALPRAAVPEALRELDRLIERRGWRISFPVEVRSAAADDNWLSTAYGRETGYIAVHRYYRETRPDQLEYFAAAEKIMVEAGGRPHWGKLHTRDAGFFAQAYPRFDDFLAARDRLDPGRVFRNPYLDRVLG; this is encoded by the coding sequence ATGGTTGAGGAGCCGCGCAGCGGAGTCCGGAAACCATCGAGGCCGAACTCGCTGCGCGCGGTGGAATGGCGCAACTGGTCGCGCACCGAATCGGTCCACCCGATCCGGGTCGAGACGCCCGATTCCCCCGAAGCCGTCCAGCGCGCCGTGCAGGCCGCCGCGCACCAGGGCCTCACGATCAAGGCGATCGGCGCCGGCCACTCGTTCACCGGCATCGCCGTCGCGGAAGGCGTGCAGCTGCTGCCCGACCGGCTCCAGGGGGTGGTGGCCGTCGACGAGGCGTCCGCTCGCGTCACCCTCGCCGCGGGCACCCGGCTGTGGCAGCTGCCCAGGCTCCTCACGCCGTACGGGCTCGCCCTGCAGAACATGGGCGACATCGACCGCCAGTCGATCGCCGGCGCGACGAGCACGGGAACGCACGGCACCGGCGGCTCGTTCGGCGGCCTCGCCACCCAGATCACGGCCGTCACGCTCGTCACCGGAACCGGCGAGCTGCTGCGCGTCTCGGAGACCGAGAACGCCGAGCTGCTGCCCGCGGCGCGCCTCGGGCTCGGAGCGCTCGGCATCGTCGTCGACGTCACGATCCAGTGCGTGCCGGCGTTCGCATTGCACGCGGTCGAGCGGCCAGAGCCGCTGCCTGAGGTGCTCGACGACTACCTCGAGCGCTCGGCGCGCGAGGACCACTTCGAGTTCTACTGGTTCCCGCACACGCAGGTGGCGCTCACGAAGACGAACACGCGGCTGCCGGGGGACGCGCCCAGGCATCCGCTCGGCCTGCTCGACCGTGTCGTCGGCGACGAGCTGCTCTCGAACGACCTGTACCGCGGGCTGTGCGCGCTCGCCACGATCACGCCCGCGATGATCCCGGGCGTCAACCGGCTCGCGACGCGGCTCACGGGCGACCGCGAGTTCACGGATGCCTCGCCGAAGGTGTTCGTCACGAACCGGTCCGTGCGGTTCCGCGAAACCGAGTACGCCCTGCCGCGGGCGGCCGTGCCCGAGGCGCTGCGCGAACTCGACCGGCTCATCGAGCGGCGCGGCTGGCGCATCTCCTTCCCCGTCGAGGTGCGCTCGGCTGCGGCCGACGACAACTGGCTGTCGACCGCCTACGGGCGCGAGACGGGCTACATCGCCGTGCACCGCTATTACCGCGAGACCCGCCCTGATCAGCTCGAATACTTCGCCGCGGCCGAGAAGATCATGGTCGAGGCCGGCGGACGCCCGCACTGGGGCAAGCTGCACACGCGCGATGCCGGTTTCTTCGCGCAGGCGTACCCGCGCTTCGACGACTTCCTCGCGGCACGCGATCGCCTCGACCCCGGTCGGGTGTTCCGCAATCCGTATCTCGATCGCGTTCTTGGATAG
- the exaC gene encoding acetaldehyde dehydrogenase ExaC produces the protein MTILDKPVQAETSEATSAPTSAVYAAPGTAGARVNFQPRYDNFIGGKYVPPASGEYFDNPSPVTGKPFTEVARGTAPDVDAAVDAAWKAFATWKNTSVTERAVLLNRIADRMEENLELLAVAETWDNGKPIRESLAADLPLAIDHFRYFAGAIRAQEGGISELDHDTVAYHFHEPLGVVGQIIPWNFPLLMATWKLAPALAAGNCVVLKPAEQTPASIHVWLDLVKDLIPDGVLNIVNGFGFEAGAPLAQHPRIRKIAFTGETTTGRLIMQYASQNLIPVTLELGGKSPNLFFEDVAAAKDSFYDKALEGFTMFALNQGEVCTCPSRALVQASVYDAFVGDGLDRVRKIKQGNPLDPATMIGAQASNDQLEKILSYMDIGRQEGAKVLLGGERAELGGDLAEGYYVQPTVFEGRNSMRIFQEEIFGPVLALTSFSDFDDAISIANDTLYGLGAGVWARDGALQYRAGRAIEAGRVWTNTYHQYPAHAAFGGYKQSGVGRENHKMMLDHYQQTKNLLVSYAEGPMGFF, from the coding sequence ATGACCATCCTCGACAAGCCGGTGCAGGCCGAGACGTCCGAAGCGACTTCCGCGCCGACATCTGCCGTCTATGCCGCGCCGGGCACCGCCGGGGCGCGCGTGAACTTCCAGCCCCGCTACGACAACTTCATCGGCGGGAAGTACGTGCCGCCGGCCTCAGGCGAGTACTTCGACAACCCGAGCCCGGTCACAGGCAAACCGTTCACCGAGGTCGCCCGGGGCACGGCCCCCGATGTGGACGCCGCGGTGGACGCCGCGTGGAAGGCCTTCGCCACCTGGAAGAACACCAGCGTCACCGAGCGCGCGGTGCTGCTCAACCGCATCGCCGACCGCATGGAGGAGAACCTCGAATTGCTCGCCGTCGCCGAGACGTGGGACAACGGCAAGCCGATCCGCGAGTCGCTCGCCGCCGACCTGCCGCTCGCGATCGACCACTTCCGCTACTTCGCCGGCGCGATCCGCGCGCAGGAGGGCGGCATCTCCGAGCTCGACCACGACACGGTCGCCTATCACTTCCACGAGCCGCTCGGCGTGGTCGGCCAGATCATCCCGTGGAACTTCCCGCTGCTGATGGCGACGTGGAAGCTCGCGCCGGCGCTCGCCGCAGGCAACTGCGTGGTGCTGAAGCCTGCGGAGCAGACCCCGGCGTCGATCCACGTGTGGCTCGACCTCGTGAAGGACCTCATCCCCGACGGCGTGCTCAACATCGTCAACGGCTTCGGCTTCGAGGCGGGGGCGCCGCTCGCGCAGCACCCGCGCATCCGCAAGATCGCCTTCACGGGCGAGACCACGACGGGCCGGCTCATCATGCAGTACGCGAGCCAGAACCTGATCCCGGTCACGCTCGAGCTCGGCGGCAAGAGCCCGAACCTGTTCTTCGAGGACGTGGCGGCCGCGAAGGACTCGTTCTACGACAAGGCGCTCGAGGGCTTCACCATGTTCGCGCTCAACCAGGGCGAGGTGTGCACCTGCCCGTCGCGGGCGCTCGTGCAGGCATCCGTCTACGACGCCTTCGTCGGTGACGGGCTCGACCGGGTGCGCAAGATCAAGCAGGGCAACCCGCTCGACCCGGCGACGATGATCGGCGCGCAGGCGTCGAACGACCAGCTTGAGAAGATCCTGAGCTACATGGACATCGGCAGACAGGAGGGCGCGAAGGTGCTGCTCGGCGGCGAGCGCGCCGAGCTCGGCGGCGACCTCGCCGAGGGCTACTACGTGCAGCCCACGGTCTTCGAGGGCCGCAACTCGATGCGCATCTTCCAGGAGGAGATCTTCGGACCGGTGCTGGCGCTCACCTCGTTCAGTGACTTCGACGACGCCATCTCGATCGCGAACGACACGCTCTACGGCCTCGGCGCCGGCGTGTGGGCGCGCGACGGGGCGCTGCAGTACCGCGCGGGCCGCGCCATCGAGGCGGGCCGCGTGTGGACGAACACCTACCACCAGTACCCCGCGCATGCCGCGTTCGGCGGCTACAAGCAGTCCGGCGTCGGGCGCGAGAACCACAAGATGATGCTCGACCACTACCAGCAGACCAAGAACCTGCTGGTGTCTTACGCCGAAGGGCCGATGGGTTTCTTCTAG
- a CDS encoding GAF domain-containing protein: MDQVRDDGDAGEWLALPGRSRPRGVVLDSWRRARERRLDPERVLPALELDAELDDYRNGHRLASVMPLIRRLLVRDVDGEGLLVAVGDELGRLLWVEGDQAARQRAERMLFVAGANWAEDRVGTSAPGTALALDHGIQIHDTDHFDTVVHGWSCTAVPIHDPETRRILGVIDITGDARAIAPFTLPLLEATAAAAESQLLAERLAERMRPRPAPRRPAPAAASAVPVLHLLGRDTGELDAGGRITSLSARHATILALLSWHRQGLSSEALRELAYPQEAAEVTLRAELVRLRRVLASALPGVTIDTHPYRLSRALELDAHQVLTLLERGAHRVALAAYAGPLLPGSTAPGIAEIRETLRQRLRDALLTDASADVLVQYAATPDGSVDAAVLREALRQLPPHSPKRAAIVERLEALER, encoded by the coding sequence GTGGACCAGGTGCGCGATGACGGTGACGCGGGGGAGTGGCTCGCCCTGCCGGGGCGCAGCCGTCCGCGCGGCGTCGTGCTCGATTCGTGGCGGCGGGCGCGCGAGCGCCGGCTCGACCCCGAGCGGGTGCTGCCGGCGCTCGAACTCGACGCGGAGCTCGACGACTACCGCAACGGGCACCGCCTGGCGTCGGTGATGCCGCTGATCCGGCGGCTGCTGGTGCGCGATGTCGACGGCGAGGGCCTGCTCGTGGCCGTCGGCGACGAGCTCGGGCGCCTGCTCTGGGTCGAGGGCGACCAGGCGGCGCGCCAGCGGGCGGAGCGGATGCTTTTCGTGGCAGGCGCCAACTGGGCGGAGGACAGGGTCGGCACCTCGGCCCCCGGCACCGCGTTGGCGCTCGACCACGGAATCCAGATCCACGACACCGACCACTTCGACACCGTCGTGCACGGCTGGAGCTGCACGGCGGTGCCGATCCACGACCCCGAGACGCGCCGCATTCTCGGCGTCATCGACATCACGGGCGACGCGCGCGCGATCGCGCCATTCACCCTCCCGCTGCTCGAGGCGACGGCCGCCGCGGCCGAGTCCCAGCTGCTCGCTGAGAGGCTCGCCGAGCGGATGCGGCCCCGGCCGGCTCCGAGGCGCCCCGCGCCCGCCGCAGCATCCGCTGTGCCCGTTCTCCACCTGCTCGGCCGCGACACCGGCGAACTGGACGCCGGCGGCCGCATCACATCCCTTAGTGCCCGTCACGCGACGATCCTCGCCCTGCTGAGCTGGCACAGGCAGGGGCTGTCGTCCGAGGCGCTGCGCGAGCTCGCCTACCCGCAGGAGGCGGCCGAGGTCACCCTGCGCGCCGAACTCGTCCGGTTGCGCCGCGTGCTGGCATCCGCCCTGCCCGGCGTCACGATCGACACGCACCCCTACCGCCTGTCCCGCGCGCTCGAGCTCGACGCGCACCAGGTGCTGACCCTGCTCGAGCGCGGGGCCCACCGGGTCGCGCTCGCCGCCTATGCGGGCCCGCTGCTGCCCGGCAGCACGGCACCCGGCATCGCAGAGATCCGAGAGACACTGCGTCAGCGACTGCGGGACGCGCTGCTGACGGATGCCTCGGCCGACGTGCTCGTGCAGTACGCGGCGACGCCCGACGGCTCGGTCGACGCCGCCGTGCTGCGCGAGGCCCTTCGACAGCTGCCGCCGCACTCGCCGAAGCGGGCCGCGATCGTCGAGCGGCTCGAGGCGCTGGAGCGCTGA